Proteins encoded together in one Urocitellus parryii isolate mUroPar1 chromosome 3, mUroPar1.hap1, whole genome shotgun sequence window:
- the Dapk3 gene encoding death-associated protein kinase 3: MSSFRQEDVEDHYEMGEELGSGQFAIVRKCRQKGTGKEYAAKFIKKRRLASSRRGVSREEIEREVSILREIRHPNIITLHDVFENKTDVVLILELVSGGELFDFLAEKESLTEDEATQFLKQILDGVHYLHSKRIAHFDLKPENIMLLDKNVPDPRIKLIDFGIAHKIEAGNEFKNIFGTPEFVAPEIVNYEPLGLEADMWSIGVITYILLSGASPFLGETKQETLTNISAVNYDFDEEYFSSTSELAKDFIRRLLVKDPKRRMTIAQSLEHSWIKAIRRRNVRSEDSSKKPERRRLKTTRLKEYTIKSHSSMPPNNTYANFERFSKVLEEVAAAEEGLRELERGRRLCREDVEALTAIYEEKEAWYKEESDSLGQDLRRLRQELHRTEALQRQAQEEARGALLGASGLKRRFSRLENRYEALAKQVASEMRFVQDLVRALEQEKLQSGECSLR, translated from the exons TGGCCAGTTCGCCATTGTGCGGAAGTGCCGGCAGAAGGGCACTGGAAAGGAGTATGCGGCCAAGTTCATCAAGAAGCGCCGCCTGGCGTCCAGCCGGCGTGGTGTCAGCCGGGAGGAGATCGAGCGGGAGGTGAGCATCCTGCGGGAGATTCGGCACCCCAACATCATCACTCTGCATGACGTCTTTGAGAACAAGACGGACGTGGTGCTCatcctggagctggtctctggTGGGGAGCTCTTTGACTTCCTGGCAGAGAAGGAGTCGCTGACCGAGGACGAGGCCACCCAGTTCCTCAAGCAGATCCTGGATGGCGTTCACTACCTTCACTCCAAGCGCATCGCTCATTTCGACCTTAAG CCAGAAAATATCATGCTTCTGGACAAGAATGTGCCTGACCCCCGGATCAAGCTCATCGACTTCGGCATTGCCCACAAGATTGAAGCAGGGAATGAGTTCAAGAACATCTTCGGCACCCCGGAGTTTGTGG CTCCTGAGATTGTCAACTATGAGCCCCTGGGCCTGGAGGCAGACATGTG GAGCATTGGCGTCATCACCTACATCCT CCTTAGTGGCGCGTCCCCATTCCTGGGTGAGACCAAGCAGGAGACCTTGACCAACATCTCGGCCGTGAACTACGACTTCGACGAGGAGTACTTCAGCAGCACCAGCGAGCTGGCCAAGGACTTCATCCGCCGGCTGCTGGTCAAAGATCCCAA GAGGAGAATGACCATCGCCCAGAGCCTGGAGCATTCCTGGATCAAG GCCATCCGGCGGCGCAATGTCCGCAGTGAGGACAGCAGCAAGAAGCCTGAGCGGCGGCGCCTGAAGACCACGCGGCTCAAGGAGTACACCATCAAGTCGCACTCGAGCATGCCGCCCAACAACACCTACGCCAACTTCGAGCGCTTCTCCAaggtgctggaggaggtggcGGCCGCCGAGGAGGGGCTGCGTGAGCTGGAGCGCGGCCGCCGGCTGTGCCGTGAGGACGTGGAGGCGCTGACGGCCATCTACGAGGAGAAGGAGGCCTGGTACAAGGAGGAGAGCGACAGCCTGGGCCAGGACCTGAGGCGGCTGCGGCAGGAGCTGCACAGGACGGAGGCGCTGCAGCGGCAGGCgcaggaggaggccaggggtGCCCTGCTGGGGGCCAGCGGGCTCAAGCGCCGCTTCAGCCGCCTCGAGAACCGCTACGAGGCGCTGGCCAAGCAGGTGGCCTCCGAGATGCGCTTTGTGCAGGACCTGGTGCGCGCCCTGGAGCAGGAGAAGCTGCAGAGCGGGGAGTGCAGCCTGCGCTAG